A single Dunckerocampus dactyliophorus isolate RoL2022-P2 chromosome 2, RoL_Ddac_1.1, whole genome shotgun sequence DNA region contains:
- the jakmip3 gene encoding janus kinase and microtubule-interacting protein 3 isoform X2, translating into MSKRAAGVRGKGDRPDTMASVQAVNEELRAKLMDIQLELQQEKNKVSRLEREKSQELRTEHHRATVAMTELKSKLHEEKQKELAVTRETLLRQHEMELMRVIKIKDGEIHRLNGLVLTLRDGSMDKVRSALLMEVEETRKAWEAERCRLQQELQEHRGAKRSAEEALGLAHQACQARVAELRSAHHQHQEELNRTKRDCEREIRRLMDEIKLKDRAVSVLDKALGLQAGHAHRLQLQTQAAEQQIAALRDAQRAGLNYPGHVPNSTTNNPPHPSQEERDTRRFQLKIAELSAVIRKLEDRNALLSEERNELLKRLRETESQFLPLLDKNKRLSRKNEELSLMLCRLDNKLRFVTQENMEMVTVRRPSSLNDLDRSSSASYHGYSQEDREMEFLRLQVLEQQHIIDDLSKALETGGYVKNVIERDLLLRYRRQESVRRKRTLRACRVIETFYGYDEDVSVDSDGSSLSFHTDKTPDTEPEEVCVREEAELRYRQLTQEYQALQRAYALLTETSGGNYDAEKEIKTREQLLAEISQYQTRVADLESALKQQGLDVKWVEEKQMLYQRNQQLVEKMRQMEAEELHLKNDIQDARDQNELLEFRILELEEREWRSPGINFQQVHFPDSLSPLQVYCEAEGVTDIVICDLMKKLDILGDNAVSNLSNEEQVVVIHARTVLTLAEKVNTHTHTHILLTLGNNSPMMPLSQWLGSIEVTKSALQQKMLDIESEKDLFSKQKGYLDEELDFRKRSMDQAHKRILELEAMLYEALQQQDEFRMDGQKVKDDCVSDTLTDDQREGLRRAMDQWKRAVMCELRERDAQILKERMDLLQVTQQRNKELEEFIESQKRQIKELEEKFLFLFLFFSLAFILWS; encoded by the exons ATGTCTAAACGAGCTGCAGGGGTGCGGGGGAAAGGGGACAGGCCGGACACCATGGCATCGGTTCAAGCTGTCAATGAGGAATTGAGAGCCAAACTGATGGACATCCAGTTAGAACTTCAGCAGGAGAAGAACAAG GTCAGCCGCCTGGAGAGAGAGAAGAGTCAGGAACTAAGGACAGAACATCACCGGGCCACCGTAGCCATGACGGAGCTGAAGAGCAAACTCCATGAGGAGAAGCAGAAAGAGCTAGCTGTTACCAGGGAGACGTTACTACGGCAACACGAAATGGAGCTGATGAGAGTTATCAAAATCAAAGATGGAGAGATTCATCGGCTGAACGGTTTAGTCCTCACACTGAGGGATGGCTCGATGGATAAG GTGAGGAGCGCCCTGCTGATGGAGGTGGAGGAGACGAGAAAGGCCTGGGAGGCAGAGCGTTGTCGCCTCCAGCAGGAGCTTCAGGAGCATCGCGGCGCCAAGAGGAGCGCAGAGGAAGCTCTGGGGTTAGCTCACCAGGCCTGCCAGGCCCGAGTAGCCGAGCTACGATCGGCGCATCACCAACACCAGGAGGAGTTGAACAGAACCAAGAGAGACTGCGAGAGGGAGATTCGCCGACTG ATGGACGAGATAAAACTGAAAGACAGAGCTGTTAGTGTTTTGGATAAAGCCCTGGGGCTACAGGCTGGCCACGCCCACCGCCTTCAGCTGCAGACTCAGGCTGCTGAGCAGCAAATCGCAGCCCTCAGAGATGCACAAAGGGCGGGACTAAACTACCCTGGACATGTCCCTAACTCCACCACTAACAATCCTCCTCATCCT TCTCAGGAGGAGCGGGACACTCGGAGATTTCAGTTGAAAATTGCGGAGCTCAGCGCCGTCATCAGGAAGCTGGAGGATCGAAACGCTCTGTTGTCGGAAGAACGCAATGAACTg CTGAAGCGACTGAGGGAAACCGAGAGTCAGTTTCTTCCTCTGCTGGACAAAAACAAGCGTCTGAGCAGAAAGAATGAGGAGCTGTCACTCATGTTGTGTCGTCTTGACAACAAACTGCGCTTTGTCACCCAGGAGAACATGGAGATGGTAACTGTG AGGAGGCCGAGTTCGCTGAACGACTTGGACCGCAGCAGCTCCGCCAGTTACCACGGCTACAGCCAGGAGGACAGAGAAATGGAGTTTCTACGACTTCAAGTTCTGGAGCAACAACACATCATAGACGACTTGTCCAAG GCTCTGGAAACAGGAGGTTACGTGAAGAACGTGATT GAAAGAGATCTGTTGTTGCGATACAGACGTCAAGAATCTGTGAGGAGAAAAAGAACTTTGAGAGCCTGCAGG GTCATAGAAACATTTTATGGTTACGATGAAGACGTGTCAGTGGACTCAGACGGCTCATCTTTGTCTTTTCACACAGACAAAACCCCTGACACGGAACCTGAAGAG GTGTGTGTCCGTGAGGAGGCGGAACTTCGGTACCGTCAGCTGACACAAGAATATCAAGCACTGCAGCGTGCCTATGCTCTGCTGACTGAGACCAGCGGAGGAAACTATGATGCTGAGAAGGAGATCAAG ACCAGAGAACAACTGCTGGCGGAAATCAGTCAATATCAAACCAGAGTCGCAGATTTGGAGTCAGCTCTGAAACAGCAAGGACTG GACGTGAAGTGGGTGGAGGAGAAGCAGATGTTGTATCAGAGGAACCAGCAGCTGGTAGAAAAG ATGAGGCAGATGGAAGCAGAGGAACTCCATCTGAAAAACGACATCCAGGATGCCAGAGACCAAAATGAACTCCTGGAGTTCAGGATCTTAGAGCTGGAG GAGAGGGAGTGGCGATCGCCTGGCATCAACTTCCAGCAAGTCCACTTCCCAGACAGCCTCAGCCCTTTGCAGGTCTACTGTGAGGCGGAGGGAGTAACT GACATTGTGATCTGTGATCTCATGAAGAAGTTGGACATCCTGGGCGATAACGCCGTAAGT AATCTGTCCAATGAGGAGCAGGTGGTCGTGATTCACGCCAGGACTGTTCTCACACTGGCAGAgaaggtaaacacacacacacacacacacattctattAACATTAGGTAACAACAGTCCAATGATGCCACTTTCTCAGTGGTTGGGGTCCATTGAAGTGACAAAGTCGGCACTGCAGCAGAAAATGTTGGACATCGAAAGTGAGAAG GATTTGTTCAGCAAGCAGAAGGGCTACCTGGATGAAGAGCTGGACTTTAGGAAACGCTCCATGGATCAGGCTCACAAG AGGATCCTGGAGCTGGAGGCCATGCTGTACGAGGCGCTACAACAGCAGGACGAGTTCAGAATGGACGGGCAAAAGGTAAAAGACGATTGTGTGAGCGACACGCTGACGGACGACCAAAGGGAGGGGCTTAGGAGAGCCATGGACCAGTGGAAACGAGCTGTGATGTGTGAGCTAAGAGAACGAGACGCCCAGATCCTCAAAGAAAGGATGGATCTGCTGCAAGTCACGCAGCAG AGGAACAAAGAGTTGGAGGAATTCATCGAGTCTCAGAAACGACAAATAAAAGAGTTGGAGGAGAAGTTTCTCTTTCTGTTTTTATTCTTCTCTCTGGCCTTCATCCTCTGGTCctaa